A genomic window from Pyxidicoccus trucidator includes:
- a CDS encoding Uma2 family endonuclease, giving the protein MSKETKRPATYADIEALPENMVGQIIDGELIAMPRPASPHAVAYSVLGGLLLTAFQVGQGGPGGWWIVDEPELHFGQDVLVPDIAGWRRERMPQMRRVPYFTLAPDWVCEVLSPSTATLDRKRKREIYAREGVEYVWLVDPASRTLEVFRKQGEQWLPRGTYSGEARVRAEPFEDLELHLGALWPPELEAP; this is encoded by the coding sequence ATGAGCAAAGAGACGAAGCGTCCGGCGACGTATGCGGACATCGAGGCACTGCCCGAGAACATGGTCGGGCAGATCATCGACGGAGAGCTCATCGCCATGCCGCGGCCGGCGAGCCCGCATGCGGTGGCGTACTCCGTGCTGGGAGGTCTGCTGCTGACGGCCTTCCAGGTCGGGCAGGGAGGTCCCGGCGGCTGGTGGATTGTCGATGAGCCCGAGCTGCACTTCGGCCAGGACGTGCTGGTTCCGGACATCGCCGGCTGGCGGCGCGAGCGCATGCCGCAGATGCGGCGGGTGCCCTATTTCACCCTGGCACCCGACTGGGTCTGCGAGGTGCTCTCTCCGTCGACCGCGACGCTGGACCGGAAGCGCAAGCGGGAGATCTACGCGCGCGAGGGTGTGGAGTACGTGTGGCTGGTGGACCCGGCGTCGCGCACGCTGGAGGTCTTCCGGAAGCAGGGTGAGCAATGGCTGCCGCGAGGCACGTACTCCGGCGAGGCCCGGGTCCGGGCCGAGCCCTTCGAGGACCTCGAGCTGCACCTCGGTGCGCTGTGGCCCCCGGAGCTGGAGGCGCCCTGA
- a CDS encoding RNA polymerase sigma factor → MELRQSPAPAVGASKDAGLEQLRRDLAQAVSRVCPPTMADRRDDLVQNAMMRVMELQRRAPEHAPLSPAYLYRVAYTALIDEVRNVGRRREVAMDVVEALPEQPTSPDNPERAAGAAQIGRAVRDCLQKLAEDRRLAVTLYLQGHTIPEAAALLAWEGKRTENLVYRGLSALRACLALKGVEP, encoded by the coding sequence GTGGAGCTGCGACAGAGCCCAGCACCTGCCGTGGGGGCCTCGAAAGACGCGGGGCTCGAGCAGCTCCGGCGCGACCTGGCACAGGCCGTCTCCCGGGTCTGCCCCCCCACCATGGCCGACCGACGCGATGACCTGGTGCAGAACGCGATGATGCGCGTCATGGAGCTCCAGCGACGAGCCCCCGAGCATGCCCCGCTGTCGCCGGCCTACCTGTACCGCGTCGCATACACGGCGCTCATCGACGAGGTACGCAACGTGGGTCGGCGCCGCGAAGTGGCGATGGACGTGGTGGAAGCGCTGCCCGAGCAGCCGACCTCACCGGACAACCCGGAGCGCGCCGCGGGGGCCGCGCAGATTGGCCGCGCGGTGCGCGACTGCCTGCAGAAGCTCGCGGAGGACCGCCGCCTCGCGGTGACGCTGTACCTGCAGGGCCACACCATTCCAGAAGCCGCGGCGCTGCTCGCCTGGGAAGGCAAGCGCACCGAGAACCTTGTCTACCGTGGGCTGAGCGCGCTGCGCGCCTGCCTCGCGCTGAAGGGAGTCGAGCCGTGA
- a CDS encoding biotin-dependent carboxyltransferase family protein, with the protein MAGWLEITGVGGPATVQDAGRPGQMHHGVPSGGPLVPELLALANRAVGNAWGLAALESFGRLELRVRGREARVSVDGRAFEVAEGETFTVPAPESTSVRYVAVAGGLAVPEVLGGRGTLLVARLGGHEGRALRPGDVLPLGDREGTPETLEPGDALDATAPIRVTLGPDLERFDTATRASLLADTFTVSPATDRVGMRLRGPALAHGDEGAGTSRPMVRGAIQVTLSGEPIVLGPDHPTTGGYPLIAAVIRADWGRLSARRPGAPVRFQAVSTAEAREAWRQHVERFGSALR; encoded by the coding sequence ATGGCGGGCTGGCTCGAAATCACGGGCGTGGGAGGCCCGGCCACGGTTCAGGACGCCGGCAGGCCCGGGCAGATGCACCATGGCGTTCCATCGGGAGGACCGCTGGTGCCGGAGCTGCTCGCCCTGGCCAACCGCGCGGTGGGCAACGCGTGGGGCCTGGCCGCCCTGGAGTCCTTCGGTCGGCTGGAGCTGCGGGTGCGCGGTCGGGAGGCGCGAGTCTCGGTGGACGGCCGCGCCTTCGAGGTGGCCGAGGGAGAGACCTTCACCGTGCCCGCGCCGGAGTCCACGAGCGTGCGCTACGTCGCGGTGGCGGGTGGGCTCGCGGTGCCGGAAGTGCTGGGAGGACGGGGCACGCTGCTGGTGGCGCGCCTGGGCGGACACGAGGGCCGCGCGCTGCGCCCGGGGGACGTGCTCCCGCTGGGTGACAGGGAAGGCACGCCAGAGACGCTGGAGCCCGGAGACGCACTGGATGCGACGGCGCCCATCCGCGTGACGCTCGGCCCGGACCTGGAGCGCTTCGACACGGCAACGAGGGCCTCGCTGCTGGCCGACACCTTCACCGTGTCACCCGCGACGGACAGGGTGGGAATGCGACTGAGGGGCCCCGCGCTGGCACATGGCGACGAAGGGGCAGGCACCTCACGCCCCATGGTGCGCGGAGCCATTCAAGTGACGCTGTCGGGCGAGCCCATCGTGCTCGGCCCGGACCACCCGACGACGGGAGGCTATCCCCTCATCGCCGCCGTCATCCGCGCAGACTGGGGCCGTCTCAGCGCACGCCGTCCGGGCGCGCCCGTGCGCTTCCAGGCCGTCAGCACGGCGGAGGCCCGAGAGGCGTGGCGCCAGCATGTGGAGCGCTTCGGGTCCGCCCTGCGCTGA